In a single window of the Acinetobacter sp. CS-2 genome:
- a CDS encoding VOC family protein — protein MQLNHYLNFQGETEAAFNFYKSVFGGEFSNLTRYGELPAQEGVTLSEADKNLILHVSLPINAFTELMGSDANDQFCAQNNTVFTKGNNHYISINLNAHEQAEAQRLFDALSVNGQIEMPLEKTFWGALYGTFTDQFGIKWMVNCQLEAM, from the coding sequence ATGCAACTTAATCATTATCTTAATTTCCAAGGCGAAACCGAAGCAGCATTTAACTTTTATAAATCTGTTTTTGGTGGCGAGTTTTCCAATCTGACCCGTTATGGTGAATTGCCAGCGCAAGAAGGTGTCACGCTATCTGAGGCAGATAAAAATCTTATTCTGCATGTATCCTTACCGATTAATGCATTTACGGAATTGATGGGATCTGATGCCAATGATCAATTCTGTGCGCAAAACAATACCGTTTTCACTAAAGGGAATAATCACTATATTTCAATTAATCTGAATGCCCATGAGCAGGCAGAAGCACAACGCTTATTTGATGCTTTATCTGTGAATGGACAAATAGAAATGCCTTTAGAAAAGACATTTTGGGGAGCGCTCTATGGCACATTTACCGATCAGTTTGGGATTAAATGGATGGTCAATTGCCAATTAGAAGCCATGTAA
- a CDS encoding DUF934 domain-containing protein, with protein MLNTALQVLSKDGTIADNMYQLIGEDDVLPQGDVVLTVEQLDQIANISGKKALYITVDASPETHEFPLDQLDAIFIEFAGFNDGRGYSFAALLRRQGFAGELRATGDVFKDVLNYMKRSGFDTFVIKEGKDIAEAAAGLGDFTNPYQASTAVPKAHYQTGA; from the coding sequence ATGCTTAATACCGCACTACAAGTGCTCTCTAAAGATGGCACGATTGCAGACAATATGTATCAATTAATTGGTGAAGATGACGTATTACCACAGGGTGACGTGGTTTTAACGGTTGAACAGTTAGACCAGATTGCCAATATTTCAGGTAAAAAAGCACTTTACATTACTGTAGATGCCTCTCCTGAAACGCATGAGTTTCCGCTTGACCAGTTAGATGCAATCTTTATCGAATTTGCAGGCTTTAACGATGGTCGTGGCTATTCATTCGCTGCATTGTTACGTCGTCAAGGTTTTGCAGGTGAGTTACGGGCTACTGGTGATGTATTTAAAGACGTGTTGAACTATATGAAGCGCTCAGGTTTCGATACTTTCGTGATTAAAGAAGGTAAAGATATTGCTGAAGCTGCTGCAGGTTTGGGTGATTTCACCAATCCTTATCAAGCTTCAACTGCAGTGCCAAAAGCACATTATCAAACAGGTGCTTGA